GATCAACGCCAACGGCATCAACTTCAGCGAGACCGCGCGGGTCGATGTTGGCAGTCTGGTCGCCTCAACCTTACCTATCAGCACCGAAGACTTTCTGGCCGGTAACTATACCTTTGCCGGCAACAGCAGTAATGCTGTAGTCAACCATGGCAACATCACCACGATAAATGGCGGCACCGTTGCCATGATTGCCGCAGAAATCATCAACACTGGCAATATCAGCACGCCGCAAGGTCATACGCTGATGGGTGCTGGCAGCACCGTCGTGTTGGATCTGGGCGGCCCGGTGAAAATCGAAGTCAAACAGGCCACCTTGGATACCTACATTGAACAAGGCGGCGCTATTCGCGCTGACGGTGGTCTGATCTACTTAACCGCCAAAGCCGCCAGTGATATTGCCAGTAGTGTCATTAACCATACCGGTATCACCGAGGCCACCACCCTCGCCACTGGTGAAAACGGCCAAATCTTTTTAATGGGCGATATGCAGCACGGCACCGTCAAGGTGGCCGGCACACTCGACGCCAGCGCCAAACAAGGCGATGGCGGCTTTATCGAAACCAGTGCCGCGAACGTTAACCTAAACCCGGCAACCGAAATCACCACCAAAGCCAACAACGGCAACACCGGTAACTGGCTGATTGACCCAACAAACTTTACCATTGAAGCAGGCGCTGGCACACAAACAGACAACAGCATCGGGGCGAGCGAACTGCAAGACCAACTCGCCAATAACAACGTCGAAATCGAAACCGTAGACACAGGCTCAGAACAAGGCGACATCACCGTTGCTGCCGATGTGTCATGGGATGCCAACACCACCTTAACGCTCACTGCCGATAATGATATCGCCATCAACAATACCATTACCGCAACCGATGGCGGTTTAACCCTGAATGCCGCCGGTGACATTACCACCTCTGGCAGCGGTACGATTAATGTTGACACCTTTACCCTTGAAAATGGCGACTGGACACAAATCAACGCCACCCTGCCCGACTTTGCGGTGAATGACTTCCGTATTACGGGTGGTACTTTCATCCGTGCGCTCAGTGGTGATGGCTCTGCAACCCCTTATCAACTCACCGATATTTACGGTGTGCAAGGCATGGCGACGCTGCTCGATACAGACTTTGCTTTGGCCAACAATATTGATGCCAGCAGCACTGTGAACTGGCACAACGGTGCGGGATTTGTCCCAGTTGGTGATACCTTCACTAACAGCTTCACTGGCAGTTTTGATGGGCTTGGCAATGAAATAAGCAATCTCACCATTAACCGCAGCACAATGAATTATGTCGGTCTATTTGGTCATGCGGGCTCAGGAAGTACCATCAAAAATATTGGTGTCACCAATGCCAATATCAACGGCAACAGATATGTCGGTACACTGGCGGGGCAAAACAACAGCACCATTAGCAATAGTTATGCTACAGGTACCGTGACAGGCACACAAAACCGTGTCGGCGGACTGGTGGGGGAAAACTACAGCACCATCAGCAATAGCTATGCCACAGGCACCGTTTCAGGAGCAAACACTGTCGGCGGACTGGTGGGGTATAACGGCACCAATGGCACTATCAGCAACAGCTATGCCACAGGCACAGTAACAGGCACAGGTAACGCTATCGGCGGACTGGTGGGGATTAACGGCTTCGGCAGCAGCAGCATCAGCAACAGCTATGCCACAGGCACCGTTTCAGGGGCAAACGCTGTCGGTGGACTGGTGGGGTATAACGATGGCAGCTCCATCAGCAATAGCTATGCCACAGGCGAGGTATCAGGCTCAGACCAGGTTGGCGGAGTGGTAGGGATTGACGAGGGCACCATCGAAAACAGCTTCTGGAATACCCAAACTTCAGGGCAAGCCAATGGCATAGGTCTAAATCTCAATTATCAAACCACCGTAGGCCTAACCACTGCTGAGATGTTTGACAAAGACAGCTTCACAGGCTTTGACTTGACTACCATCTGGGCAAATGCGGATAACCAAACTACGCCGTATTTACGTGGTTTAAGTGGTAATCAAGTATTTATCAAAACAGATGCGCCAACCGATGCGGCAAGCGCGGCAAATAAACACTACACCGTGATTCAAAACGTCGACCAACTACAAGCCATGCAAAACAACTTGGCAGGACGTTATGCGTTGGGTAATGACATTGATGCCAGCGGCACTGTGAACTGGCACAACGGTGTGGGATTTGACCCAGTTGGTGAAACCTTCACTAATAGGTTCACGGGCAGTTTTGATGGGCTTGGCAATGAAATAAGCGGTCTCACCATTAACCGCAGCACAATGAATTATGTCGGTCTATTTGGTTACACAAGCCCAGGTACCAACATCAGCAACATTGGCCTTACCAATGCGGATATCACAGGGGCTAGCTCTGTCGGCGCACTGGTGGGGGTTAACGGCGGCACCATCAACAACAGCTATGCCTCAGGCACCGTTTCAGGTACAAGCACTGCTGTCGGCGCACTGGCGGGACGGAGCAATGGCACCATCAGTAACAGCTATGCCACAGGCACTGTTTCAGGCTTAGGCGCTGTTGGTGGCCTGGTGGGAGTTAACAGCACCAACAGCAGCATAAGCAACAGCTATGCCACCGGCACAGTGACAAGTGTAAGTGATGTCGGCGGACTGGTGGGGATTAACGGCATCAATGCCACTATCAGCAACAGCTATGCCACAGGCGGCGTGTCTGGCTCAGGCTATGTCGGTGGATTGGCAGGATATAGTGAAGGCAACATCGAAAACAGCCACGCCACCGGCACGGTGTCAGGTACAACTCAAGTCGGCGGACTGGTGGGGGGTAACGACCTTATCACCATCAGCGATAGCTATGCCACCGGTGAGGTATCAGGCATAGACCGAGTTGGCGGACTAGTGGGGTATAACTACGCCAGCATCATCAGCAACAGCTATGCCACCGGTGCGGTGTCAGGTACAGACATCAATGTCGGCGGACTGGTGGGAGCTAACGGGGGCAGCAACAGCAACGGCATCAGCAGCATCAGCAACAGCTATGCCACTGGCACAGCGACAGGTACAGATCAAGTCGGCGGACTGGTAGGGTTTAACGGCTTCGGCAGCAGCATCAGCAACAGCTATGCCACCGGCGCCGCATCGGGCACAGACTATGTCGGCGGACTGGCAGGAGTTAACTCCCACACCATCAGCAACAGCTATGCTACAGGCGCTGTTTCAGGCCAATTCGCTGTCGGCGGACTAGTGGGACAAAACCTAGTCGACATCGAAAACAGCTTCTGGGATACCGATACAACAGGCACAACAACAGGTATTGGTGAGAACACTGGCTTGATCACCACTATTTTTGGCAAAACCACCGCTGAGATGCAGCAACTTGCCACCTTTACCGATGCGGGCTGGGATATTGATGATGCCGGCGGTACCGGCAAAATCTGGCGCATCTATGAAGGCCACACCACCCCCTTGCTACGCAGCTTCCTGACACCGCTGAATATAGCGCCAGACTACGATGGCACAGGCACTGCCTTACCCAGTCTTGCCAAGGTAACGGTGCCAACCACTGGCGTGGATAGCACAAAAGTAAACGGCACATTAACCCAAGGCGACAGCTTAACCCTGACTAGCGCTACAGATGGGCAGTACACCGCCACCGCCAATGCTTCAGGTTTGTACTCTACCCAGGATGGCTATGACATTACTTATAGCCGTGATATTGAAACCACCGGCACAACCGCAGGCAATATTCAAATCGATAACGGTGTTGAATGGACAGACGGTCATTTAATTATTCAAGGCAATGTTACTGATGCCGCCGCTATTCAAGGCGGTACAGATAGTATCTTTACGCTAGAAAATGGCGACTGGACACAAATCAACGCCACCCTGCCCGACTTTGCGGTGAATGACTTCCGTATTACGGGTGGTACTTTCATCCGTGCGCTCAGTGGTGATGGCTCTGCAACCCCTTATCAACTCACCGATATTTACGGTGTGCAAGGCATGGCAACGCTGCTCGATACAGACTTTGCTTTGGCCAACAACATTGATGCCAGCGGCACTGTGAACTGGCACAACGGTGCGGGATTTGTCCCAGTTGGTGATACATCCACCAACTTCACGGGCAGTTTTGATGGGCTTGGCAATGAAATAAGCAGTCTCACCATTAACCGTGGCACAATGAATTATGTCGGTCTATTTGGTCGTGCAGGCTCAGGTAGTACCATCAAAAATATTGGTGTCACCAATGCCAATATCAAAGGCTACAGATATGTCGGTACACTGGCGGGGCAAAACTACAGCACCATTAGCAATAGTTATGCTACAGGTACCGTGACAGGCACACAAGACCGTGTCGGCGGACTGGTGGGGGAAAACTACAGCACCATCAGCAATAGCTATGCCACAGGCACCGTTTCAGGAGCAAACACTGTCGGCGGACTGGTGGGGTATAACGATGGCATTTCCAGCACCATTAGCAATAGCTATGCCACCGGCACCGTGTCCGGAACAGGCTATATCGGCGGACTGGTGGGAGAGAACACCTTCGACGGCACCATCAACAACAGCTATGCCACAGGCACCGTTTCAGGGGCAAACACTGTCGGTGGACTAGCGGGGTATAACGATGGCAGCTCCATCAGCAACAGCTATGCCACAGGCGAGGTATCAGGCTCAGACCAGGTTGGCGGAGTGGTAGGGATTGACGAGGGCACCATCGAAAACAGCTTCTGGAATACCCAAACTTCAGGGCAAGCCAATGGCGTTGGCGTTGGATCTACCACAGGCGTCACCGGCAAAACCACCGCTGAGATGCAGCAACTTGCCACCTTTACCGATGCGGGCTGGGATATTGATGATGCCGGCGGTACCGGCAAAATCTGGCGCATCTATGAAGGCCACACCGCGCCACTCCTGCGTAGTTTTCTGAGTCCATTAACGGCCAATATTAGCGGCACGAACATGGTTGAATATAACGGCACGAATCAGTTTGCGGTCAGTCTTGCAGATATCGGCTTTACCCCGACTGATTACGACAGCGCCCAAGTAGCCATAGGCGCTGATGGGCGTTTTCAAACAGCCAGTAAAGATGTTGGCAGCTATACCGGTAGCGACTTGACCTTTACTAACGCTATTTACTCAACACAGCAAGGCTACGACCTCACCGTAAATATCGATGCTAATGTCAGTGTCGAGATCACGCCCAAAGCCCTGACCTTAAGCGGCATTCAGGCCAATAACAAAGTCTATGATGGCACCACCAGCGCCGTGATCAGTGGTAACGCCAGCCTTGGCGGGCTGATTTCCGGTGACAGTGTTGCTTTGAGCAATGGCACCATCAGCGGCAGCTTTGCTGATAAAAACGTCGGCATGGATAAGGCGATCACGGTGACCGGCTATGGCCTGTCCGGTGCGGATGCGGGTAACTACCGGCTTGCCCAGTCCTCTGACATCACTGCGGATATTACGCCTAAAGCCCTGACCTTAAACGGCATTCAGGCCAATAACAAAGTCTATGATGGTACCACCAGCGCAGTGATCAGCGGTAACGCCAGTCTAGGTGGGCTGATTGCCGGTGACAATGTAGCATTGAACAGCAGCACCATCAGTGGCAGCTTTGCCGATAAAAATGTCGGTACCGGCAAGGCGGTCAACGTCACCGGCTATGGCCTGGCGGGCGTAGATGCCGCTAACTACCGGCTTGCCCAGTCCACTGGTATCACTGCGAATATCACACCCAAAGCGCTGATCCTGACCGCCATTAACGATAGCAAAATCTATGATGGCACGACCCTCTCCTCTGGCGAAGTGCAGGCAGATGGATTGGTCGCTGGTGATAGCGTGGCAGGACTAACGCAGGTGTATGACAACAAAAATGCCGGTACAGGTAAAACCCTAAGCGTTGTCGAAACCGGTTATACCGTCACCGATACTGATAGTGCCGATATGCTGAATAACTATGCAGTGACCTATGTTGCTGACAGCAGCGGCGTGATTACGCCCAAAGCCCTGACCTTGACTGCCGTCACTGACAGCAAAACCTATGATGGCACGACCCTCTCCTCTGGCGAAGTGCAGGCAGATGGATTGGTCGCTGGTGATAGCGTGGCAGGACTAACGCAGGTGTATGACAACAAAAATGCCGGCACCGGTAAAACCTTAAACGTTGTCGAAACTGGCTATACCGTCACCGATGCTGATAGTGCCGATATGCTGAATAACTATGCGGTGACCTATGTTGCTGACAGCAGCGGCGTGATTACGCCCAAAGCCCTCATCCTGACTGCCGTACCTGACAGCAAAACTTACGACGGTAGCACCGTATCTGGTGGCGTCGTTCAGGTTGATGGACTAGTGGCCGGTGACAGCGCAGCCGGCATGATGCAGGTGTATGACAACAACGCGATCGGCACCGATAAAACCTTAAGTGTTGTCGAAACCGGCTACAGCCTTATCGATGGCGATAATGCCGACATGCGCCAGAACTACAGCGTCAGTTACGTTGACAACACTTCTGGGGTCATCACACCGTTGGTAAACCGCCAAATCAATTCAGCCATTGCCTCGGCTCAGCAACTGTTCGACCCGAGTCAGACTGAACCGGCTGGTGCCGACGCCAATTGGAACCCGCTCGATCAAGCTGACGTCGGGTCGAATCAAACCGACCAGCCCGATACCAGTGAGTTGA
The genomic region above belongs to Methylophaga frappieri and contains:
- a CDS encoding GLUG motif-containing protein — translated: MNHIYTLIWNAALGLWQVTSELQHTNGKRSNSAHRGHRLKLLATLGLTLLAPISYADTLPSGGNIVAGNGDIHGNGTTLNINQHSDKLAIDWDNFSIGKNNAVNFHQPDSNAAALNRVTGHDISDIRGALNANGRVFLINANGINFSETARVDVGSLVASTLPISTEDFLAGNYTFAGNSSNAVVNHGNITTINGGTVAMIAAEIINTGNISTPQGHTLMGAGSTVVLDLGGPVKIEVKQATLDTYIEQGGAIRADGGLIYLTAKAASDIASSVINHTGITEATTLATGENGQIFLMGDMQHGTVKVAGTLDASAKQGDGGFIETSAANVNLNPATEITTKANNGNTGNWLIDPTNFTIEAGAGTQTDNSIGASELQDQLANNNVEIETVDTGSEQGDITVAADVSWDANTTLTLTADNDIAINNTITATDGGLTLNAAGDITTSGSGTINVDTFTLENGDWTQINATLPDFAVNDFRITGGTFIRALSGDGSATPYQLTDIYGVQGMATLLDTDFALANNIDASSTVNWHNGAGFVPVGDTFTNSFTGSFDGLGNEISNLTINRSTMNYVGLFGHAGSGSTIKNIGVTNANINGNRYVGTLAGQNNSTISNSYATGTVTGTQNRVGGLVGENYSTISNSYATGTVSGANTVGGLVGYNGTNGTISNSYATGTVTGTGNAIGGLVGINGFGSSSISNSYATGTVSGANAVGGLVGYNDGSSISNSYATGEVSGSDQVGGVVGIDEGTIENSFWNTQTSGQANGIGLNLNYQTTVGLTTAEMFDKDSFTGFDLTTIWANADNQTTPYLRGLSGNQVFIKTDAPTDAASAANKHYTVIQNVDQLQAMQNNLAGRYALGNDIDASGTVNWHNGVGFDPVGETFTNRFTGSFDGLGNEISGLTINRSTMNYVGLFGYTSPGTNISNIGLTNADITGASSVGALVGVNGGTINNSYASGTVSGTSTAVGALAGRSNGTISNSYATGTVSGLGAVGGLVGVNSTNSSISNSYATGTVTSVSDVGGLVGINGINATISNSYATGGVSGSGYVGGLAGYSEGNIENSHATGTVSGTTQVGGLVGGNDLITISDSYATGEVSGIDRVGGLVGYNYASIISNSYATGAVSGTDINVGGLVGANGGSNSNGISSISNSYATGTATGTDQVGGLVGFNGFGSSISNSYATGAASGTDYVGGLAGVNSHTISNSYATGAVSGQFAVGGLVGQNLVDIENSFWDTDTTGTTTGIGENTGLITTIFGKTTAEMQQLATFTDAGWDIDDAGGTGKIWRIYEGHTTPLLRSFLTPLNIAPDYDGTGTALPSLAKVTVPTTGVDSTKVNGTLTQGDSLTLTSATDGQYTATANASGLYSTQDGYDITYSRDIETTGTTAGNIQIDNGVEWTDGHLIIQGNVTDAAAIQGGTDSIFTLENGDWTQINATLPDFAVNDFRITGGTFIRALSGDGSATPYQLTDIYGVQGMATLLDTDFALANNIDASGTVNWHNGAGFVPVGDTSTNFTGSFDGLGNEISSLTINRGTMNYVGLFGRAGSGSTIKNIGVTNANIKGYRYVGTLAGQNYSTISNSYATGTVTGTQDRVGGLVGENYSTISNSYATGTVSGANTVGGLVGYNDGISSTISNSYATGTVSGTGYIGGLVGENTFDGTINNSYATGTVSGANTVGGLAGYNDGSSISNSYATGEVSGSDQVGGVVGIDEGTIENSFWNTQTSGQANGVGVGSTTGVTGKTTAEMQQLATFTDAGWDIDDAGGTGKIWRIYEGHTAPLLRSFLSPLTANISGTNMVEYNGTNQFAVSLADIGFTPTDYDSAQVAIGADGRFQTASKDVGSYTGSDLTFTNAIYSTQQGYDLTVNIDANVSVEITPKALTLSGIQANNKVYDGTTSAVISGNASLGGLISGDSVALSNGTISGSFADKNVGMDKAITVTGYGLSGADAGNYRLAQSSDITADITPKALTLNGIQANNKVYDGTTSAVISGNASLGGLIAGDNVALNSSTISGSFADKNVGTGKAVNVTGYGLAGVDAANYRLAQSTGITANITPKALILTAINDSKIYDGTTLSSGEVQADGLVAGDSVAGLTQVYDNKNAGTGKTLSVVETGYTVTDTDSADMLNNYAVTYVADSSGVITPKALTLTAVTDSKTYDGTTLSSGEVQADGLVAGDSVAGLTQVYDNKNAGTGKTLNVVETGYTVTDADSADMLNNYAVTYVADSSGVITPKALILTAVPDSKTYDGSTVSGGVVQVDGLVAGDSAAGMMQVYDNNAIGTDKTLSVVETGYSLIDGDNADMRQNYSVSYVDNTSGVITPLVNRQINSAIASAQQLFDPSQTEPAGADANWNPLDQADVGSNQTDQPDTSELSQSDQDDAEASQQGHGQTVIIVEGTGIRLPE